From Ornithorhynchus anatinus isolate Pmale09 unplaced genomic scaffold, mOrnAna1.pri.v4 scaffold_80_arrow_ctg1, whole genome shotgun sequence, a single genomic window includes:
- the LOC120638209 gene encoding E3 ubiquitin-protein ligase TRIM17-like, which yields MEEMYCRGDSGLQNHGCSQSLLEELKSSVCLEYFTDPLTIDCGHSFCQACLVRSWGGAKNPLPCPECHKHSEPRDFLLSRRLEKLAAIAWQAGPHKLLRQGEEERLCEQHQQILKLFCQDDETPLCIACFRDPEHNTHNISPVQEVAEEYKEKVQQRRQTIWSKFEKMRKFLAEEEAQQPHNLSLEEEKVLQKMEEMKSQVSQQGTILEGVDRFLILDPNYQSTALTLTLFLSDTH from the exons ATGGAGGAAATGTACTGcagaggtgattcagggctgcaG AATCATGGATGTAGTCAGAGCCTTCTGGAAGAGCTGAAGTCTTCTGTCTGTCTGGAGTATTTCACCGACCCGTTGACCATCGACTGCGGACACAGCTTTTGCCAAGCGTGCCTTGTCCGCAGCTGGGGAGGGGCCAAGAACCCCTTACCCTGTCCTGAGTGCCACAAACACTCTGAGCCGCGGGATTTCCTCCTCAGTAGGCGGCTGGAGAAGCTGGCGGCCATCGCCTGGCAGGCCGGGCCCCACAAGTTgctgagacagggagaggaggagcgtcTCTGTGAGCAACATCAACAGATACTAAAACTTTTCTGCCAAGATGATGAGACGCCCCTGTGCATAGCCTGTTTCAGAGACCCAGAACACAACACGCACAACATTAGCCCAGTGCAGGAAGTTGCCGAGGAATATAAG GAGAAAGtgcagcagaggagacagaccatCTGGTCCAAATttgaaaagatgaggaaattcCTGGCTGAGGAGGAGGCCCAGCAACCCCATAACCTGTCACTGGAAGAAGAGAAGGTGCTGCAGAAAATGGAGGAAATGAAGAGCCAAGTTTCTCAGCAGGGCACCATCCTTGAAGGAGTTGATAGG TTCCT CATCCTAGACCCCAACTACCAGTCCACAGCTTTAACTCTCACTTTATTCCTCAGCGACACCCACTAG